The Ptychodera flava strain L36383 chromosome 16, AS_Pfla_20210202, whole genome shotgun sequence region CAACACGATCATTAGTTAACTTGTCGTCCTTTTTCTGACTGTCGGCAACTGCATCAGCATAGCTTCTGTGTCTCCTTCTGTATCGCCCATAGTTAACAACTGTGAAGCCATCTGCATCATTATCTGGTATTTCGTTTTCACCAGTCTTTACACTATGACCACATGCAGATGGTACTTCTGCATTCACTTGCAAATCAGGTTCTTCATTAACACATACATTTGTGGACGTGGTGTTGACAAGTGGCTGAACACAGTCACGGACACTGACCGAATCATCAAGGTGTGATTTCGAATGTACAGACATGTCAGAGTCTTCACTGTGGTCAGATTTCGTTGATATTGTAACTGATTTCACAGTCATGTCCTTTTCAAGTGGCAGATCTAgtattttctcttttatttgTCGAATGTCCCCAGAAGTGgtcaaataaagttttgacataTTGTCAACTCCGTGTTTAAGGCTATCAATGTCGTATTTCATCTGGTTCATTTGTGACAGCAATGAAGACACATTGATATGGTTGAAGTTTACCAGGGGTAGCTTCTTCAAATCCTTCGCGACAAAAAGCATGGAATATTTTCAACTTCCATCTCATGGAGAAGAGTCAAAATATCCTGCACGTTCGACTGTGATTTGTTCACGCCCTTACGACGCTTAAATAGATGTGAGCCAGTCTCTCCACAAACGTCAAACAGTAGATGTTTCGCTGATTCGATTTCTTGGTCATTGAACGCATCCACACATATTTTCACAACAGCATCAAACGGCAAAATGTCCATTTGGTTGACAATAAAGCAGAGCAATTCATTAATGATTACATTACCGGAATAGTAATTCTTTTCGTTAGTACCATGTTGATAACTGGAACTCCGCAACACACGATGTCTGTCCGAGCCACTCGATAACAAAGGATCAGCACACGTTTCGTCGTCGCCATTGTTTGGTGACACCACCGCATCCAAGCATCGATCAACATGAAATCGTTTTTTGTTGCAAGCAGGACACAATCTAAGTCACCGTTGCATATGGTTACTCCTTGGGTACTCCCACAATCTTCGCAGTGCCGCATGATGCTTACAATGTAGTATTGTCGAAACTATCGACAACAAAGTAACAGACTGCAGGAGCTGCGTGTGAACACGTCCGTTCACGACACCAGCTACAAGACAagtactgttcaaagtttaacTTTTGAGTTATTTTACGATAAGAATGTGAAAAATGTAGAAATTCAAGCATGGGTACTctatctttgttttctttgatattttatataTGCAAGAATTAAAAAATTCCGGATTCTTACAAGTCTCACGTTCTTCCgtatcatgtgttgctctctggcctgatcttgtgtacgagtatatttcactgtcatgagcgtcatttgaaaCAACTTGTCTTCAACTTCACCATTTGTGAACTTCACGCGTTAGGCTTCTGAAAGTGTTGAAGATTTCATAAGGGGACGACTGTGGATATTTCTTAAGGCCTTGACTTTCTTGAGTTAATGAGTTAATGAGCATAGCGCAATGCCAGAAAAATGCCACTTAAAGTTTTCTGGGCCCACTACTTCAGGTACTGGCATCAGGGACTATACGCTATagctaataataatatttttcaaaactcttTCTGACACTGCTTGAGTATCTCTTTACTGCTTGAAGTTTTTCCCCGGTGATGGTACACCTGAAGTGCCCAATGTCTCAAAATCGcccaaacatttatgtttaatTAATTCATTTATGGGCAGCAGTTCAAAGCTTGAAGTGAATGGTTATTCATTAAACCCAACATTCTTGCCGTCTTTGTCTCTTATCCGACCTTTCACTTTATCAATCCTTTTCAATAACATCGCTAATGGCCTGTGGATATCATAGATAAGCCTCTTACACATTAACCATTTGTTCTTCACTGGCAATACTTGAAAGAAATCTGCTGGCTGACTATCAAGGGACGTCAAGGGTCATCATAACTGTTTGAGAATCGCAGTCACTGCCAGCATATTCTATCAGTCACACCAGCGTGTTAAATTATAACTTGAACACTTAAATTATTACTTAAACACTTCAACTGGTCCAGCATATCCTATACTACCTGCTATGATCAACTAGGATCATAACACCAGAATGTAATTTCACCTGCTTGGAGCACACACCAGGTGGCGAACCCAATACCATGCAAAGAATCTAGTTCCTGGACCTTCACTGCAAGGTAATACATGTTTGAACCTATGCCAGTAGACGCGAATGGGGATAGCATGGATTCATGTTTAGTGTACTCACGCACGGCTTGCTATGATGTCACAAGCATACAACTACACATTAAGTTTAATGATTAGGTTGACAGATTCCATACCATTAGACGAGGAATATGCCAGAGCGCAGGCTAAGTTGGATAACACTACAGCCTGATGTATAACTGCCTTGGGCTGTTTGACATTCAAGAGCCAAGAGGAaaggtatgtcagatattctttaccaaagtttgggcagTAACAGACCTGGGTGTTCTAAtatagaccaagaagttcaaaataacaatatgATAACTGCCTGCGACTGCGATGAAAGTTGGCATCAAAGAGCACTAGCGGAATAAGCGTCAAGCTCTTGCTGAATAGAGCACCTtactctgcacaactgttcatcacggTTAAGTCATGTCActtctggattatttcaaatctGCACGTTCTGTGGTTCAGTTAACGTCCAAATCACAGAAAGTATCTATCAAAACGGCACGGCTGTACTGTTAAGTCGGAAAAAACGGTGAAGTAAGCAATTTTCCTTAtagcaaaatttattttaaaaaaaacgaTCATTAAGTCAAGGGATaaagtacaaactgtaaaagtttacaggctacttaATCTCACCTCAGACGGCACAAAGCTCTAGAGGTGAGTCAGACAGACTGATGAGTAAGAAatctttggcttgcaggcttgaggttTGTTCGTGCAAAGTCCACAGATACAATCCAGCATGAGAGTGAAGGTCtttaaaaatcttgaaatttacaCTGCTTAAATGATCCTTAAGTATATTTTAACATCTGTACCGTCCCGGTATTTATACTTAAATAATTATATAAGATATCAGAACAATCTAgaatttctattgatatgctaattgttgttctgaaaaatatcttcacttgtaGTCAACATGAATTTCCAGAAGGTTCTGAACATGACttattgaattcaaggtcatgGAGGTGAatcattacgggaaggctccattaacttaggaataccctacttccctagaggatcaatttcacagacctgcctttcctacaatggcactacaatagcaccagctggattagataaacataacaatggaacattcacaccttggggattaaaagtcttctgtttgtcacccgagttgctcaggcaaggactcgggtttcaggtaccatgcaagttaatgcagtcgtcccctaatgTGAACTTAAATGACCTTCAGAATGTTCTTGACTACATAAACTCAAGTCAGGGTTTGGAAACCGATCCAAATATAACCAGATAACACTACCACCTCTAAATGTTGCGACCGTTGACGCGtacggtacagaatgagacaaatctattgtCAAAATGGCAAAACAGCCAGGACTACTGTTCTTATGAAAATTTACGATTctttttgcttttttattttgctttgagCTTTTTACccgttttctgtgtctgcagcaaGTTAGTGATTGCATTTTAATGCGCATTAAATGcaatttaaatgaaagtaatgtaTGTGTGTTGTCACTGTAATCCCAATGCTCGGTCTCGGATGCTGAATTTCCGACGCTCAACCTCTAAGACGCATGTTTTCAGCATTTGGGGCATAAAGTGACGAGAATACCAGAATAGGACGACAGAGGCACTcatgttgatataatataataccaATAACCCCGCCTAATACCCTACTACAGttggggttattgcttaattataatCCCTTCTGTTAGTTTTTGAGTACATCTAATGTAAAATTCTTGAAATGAGTAATTATTGTACACAAGCAATCAGTATTTTCGAGCACATCACAAATATTTGCAGAGTCGTGAATACTATTATGGCTTCGCATTTTTCAGTctataatgtaataaaaatgacaCATACCTCGCCAATTCTAAGTCACAACAGtaatacaaaatacaattatagTGAGTACATGCACATAATAGCACATAGTAACAACACGTTTAATGTATCACGTTACTCAAATTGAAAGGATTTAATCATTACGAAAACCTTTCttaactttcgaccattctcttaacaaaaaataacataaatCGGTGGTCATCGTTAAAGTTTTGGTAGTAGATGAGCATTTACAGATACtagtatttgaaattgaaaatgatcgCCATCTCTTAACTccattggaattttttttaacGGAAACAAAACTAATAAGATGAAAACTACACTTACTCCAGAACCTTCAAAACGAAACTTAACAAGCTGGAGAAAGAAGGTGCATTTTCCGTCTGAGTCAGTGAACGACATTGTTCAAGTAAAAGGTGAGTAATTCTTatgcaaaaatgtgaaaaacccCAAGGAAAGGAGAACACTCCGTAAAACGAATACATGTTTGGTAGTGCGCTATTCTCGTACtcttttttaaagaaataaacataTGTTTGATGCCCTGGACACAAAAACTGTGAAGTAAAGTTACCCGTAGGTAACTATAATATACTTTATTATAAAAATTAACATGCAATGTGATATGACCTGGCAAATTACCTTACCCTAATAAGAACAAAATCAATTCAGAAATGTCTAACTTAACGTACTAATAATGAAAATCTCGTAACAAAAACACTCTAAGATAGGCATATACGTTTAATCGTTGAATAAATTGACATCCATATTTACCACATGAAATTTTTTACCTTTGTTTAAATCCTTCGTAAAAAAGTATCAAAGAATAAATGAACTATTAACTGTGTTatactcaaacaattttacaaatgttttgacTGAAAATTTTAACTACttttaaaaaagggaaaaatgaaCAAAGCATGTGAATCTCTGTGAAACACATTTTAACAGTCCAATGATGTTAGATATTAATTTTCAACTCGTTTTCCAATTACGACAGTGGTGTCTAAGAATAAGATGTTAACTAAAATGATAATAATTGCCAAAAATGTACGATACTGATAATTTTACTGTAATTCCAATAAAGCCGTTCAGATATTTTCATGGTGACGCTAGACAGGGAAACAATTACTTAGACGACTTTCTTAAGAATATAGCTGCATCTATAATATTATaaacattttatattatttcgCATTTAGTCATAGCCAAAATTTAGCAAAATCAGCATACGTAAGTCTGTGTAATGGGAATAAAAATTTACTTGACAAAAATTctatattgaattgtatctCGCAAAAAATGTACATTGACACCCACAGTAAATTGGTGTTGTGCAAAGTTCTCACAAATTTTTGTAGCCATGTTTGAGGGACTTATAGACGTTATCAATACCATACTGAAGTTCAGTAGCCATATAACACAAGGCGATATAAGAAACACAATTGGTAATGAATCATTCACAATAAGTTACATATACGTCATCTACACGACATTTCCAAGTGGGTCGAGTTACAATCATCGAATCATggattttgtttgtcttttagGTGATATAGATTATTACATGGTCGTTGCTTCCGTGTCTGGAACCAAGGTTTCCAATTGAGACTGATGTAATTTAGTTTTGTCGGTGGATAGACTCTCAGTAAGCCGACTACGTTTCTCACGACTTCGGCTGTCCACGGTTGGTTCCTCATCCTGTCGCTTTATGAATCCTCGACAAGATAAGCATATGCGATAGAAGTCACGCTGGGAAAGAAGAGAATCCAAAGGCTGCCATTAATGAGTGCCAGGTAAAGTATTCTAAGTAAAACGTCTTATATAGTGAAACGTGATCACATTTTGTGGTCTTGTCAGGACACAAATCGATCTGGCAGGTAACATAGAAAGAAATCTCAGAGAAGAGCATTAGAAGATAATTATAGGatgtaatgtaatattttacattcTTTCGTGGGCGTAGTCTCAAAAGTGGAATTGCCTGTGCCCATCGTTAAATTCATACAAACATTTTGTACACCTGTCTTACTGCAGGTTAGAATTGAATATGGAAAGGAATCATGGGGTAGTCATTTCTCTCCAATGAAATTGAGGCCTAAGGACAAGGTAAGCCTGGGCTTCCCTACATGCTTCCATCGTCACTGAGTGTTATTTCAGGACACTAATGTCTGATAAAACATAACAGTATTTAAGCCTTGCTTTCGACATCGTCAATGAATTTGTTTTGAGGATTTATCTGCAAGtggtatttcaaaatgattcAAAGAAGCTAATTAATATGTGACAGTATATATTTGCCTCGACCGGTTTTGATATACACCAATATATGTAGAGCGAATTGCAAGGTGCACAGCCAATTGATATTAATTACTTCATCTAGTTTTTAACAAACATTCAACATAATTCTTAGATATGCCAAATAGATATCATTTGAGCTATTATATCAGAAATGTATACTGGAATATACAATGATGCATGCAATATTTACCCTGAAACCCTTACTGATGAAAGCATATATGATTGGATTGAACACGGCATCTGATATAATCAACCAAATGTATCCGCTGGCTTTTATTATATTGACTGCCATTGGGTGAGTGTCTAAGAAATCTGTTCTGTGGGTGAGTGCCACCATTCTGAAGAGGTGTATAGGAAGCCAACAAATGGCGAACATGATCACAGCAAAGAGGATGCTGGTTATTGCCTGAGATAGAAAAAGTAATATCAGTGAGTAAGGCAGTGGTAATTGTTGGTAACTATATAAAAGGCAATCTTCAGTTGTGCATATTCTGGAgagaaattttctttttcaatttttctgctcTAAATGCATTTTAGCAACAGACTTGAGACtagaaaaaacacattttcagcGATACAGACGTCATACTTTTAACAGTATAAATCTACGCAAACATATTTAATGACAACACACTTAACAGTAGTCAAGTGCTATGTTGAGGATGTGACGGATAGAAGCTATTATTTGTGTCATAACTACTCAAATATAACCTCCCCTCTATTTGTCTGCTTGAGCTCAGGGACCATTGCGCTTGACTTGATAGAGGATTAAAGGGACATATTCCAGTCTTTGACAGCCGGCCAGTTTCAACCAGTCCCACATGTATATCTGTATGATTTTTAAGAATTTGGAGATGTTGATAAGTGTAAAAAAGAATTATGCTGGAAAATCTTACAATCTCATGTACCTTGGACGTTCTGATACACACGAACTAAACGAGGTTCGAGACATAGCACTAGATGATTTGAAAGACCTGTGGGGTGTTGATAAAGCTGAGATAATGAGCAATGATGAACCACCTGACCATCTTGTGTACCAACAATGGTCTTATACACTGGAACTGAAGGCGGTTCATCAAATGGCACTTCAAGATTTCAGAGATTTTGAGATGACGATAAAAACGATAAGAATAGGAGGTATGCTtaagtctttttttttcaatttgttatACAGCGGTCGTACTGAAACATTGTAACTGAAACAGAAGACAAGAGCCGAAGAAAAGCGATGATATTGATATCAAAGAGTAAGCATCGCAGTGACAGTTTCATCAATATCGGATGGTCATATATAGCACAATACAAGATTTTCCAGTGACGAAAGAACTATATGTATAAAAAAGTACCGCATTTACGATTACTTTGGTGATTAGAAGAGACTTTATGAGGTGGTAAGAATAAATTTAGTTTTCTTATTAAAGTATAGTTGCACACAGGAGGAGATAGGTGCAAATGTTGATAATCATATTAAATTTTGACGCCTTCTACAATCATGTAATTGCTTGATGGGGAAGGGGTGACTAGCTCCCTTTGGAAGACACTTGCATATTTACCAACTTAGAGTTAATGCAATTATGGCGTACATCTTCATTTGGGTTCCCAGGTTTctgaatacatgtattttgaaccAATGTGGAGAAATACTTCTACGGGTTGTGACAACTAGTACCGAAATATTGAACAAGTTGTTAAGAAATTTAGGATTACAATAACTAAGTACTGTTTTCACTCCTCCCTAATTTAATCTCCAAggcaacaaacacaacaagaaaaGTTGCCAGCGACGAAGTTGATGAATGT contains the following coding sequences:
- the LOC139114986 gene encoding uncharacterized protein, which produces MLFVAKDLKKLPLVNFNHINVSSLLSQMNQMKYDIDSLKHGVDNMSKLYLTTSGDIRQIKEKILDLPLEKDMTVKSVTISTKSDHSEDSDMSVHSKSHLDDSVSVRDCVQPLVNTTSTNVCVNEEPDLQVNAEVPSACGHSVKTGENEIPDNDADGFTVVNYGRYRRRHRSYADAVADSQKKDDKLTNDRVGDRRSPATTTKELIRPADSGRSKFILGKRQHTGLQTAATQRKRVFVSRLRPETDTEHLVRYIRETMRIDTIDCDKLKTKYDSYASFCIAVRPDNFESLMNPDVWPEGVLIRKFYQPRKS